Part of the Pseudomonas baltica genome is shown below.
GATCTTCCTTATAGGTGATTTCACCGGGTTGATCGGCGATCCGAGCGGCAAGAGCGCCACGCGCCCGCCGCTGACCCGCGAGCAGGTGCTCGAAAACGCCGAGACCTACAAGGCGCAGGTCTTCAAGATTCTCGACCCGGCCAAGACCGAGGTGGCCTTCAACTCCACTTGGATGGACGCGCTCTCGCCGGCTGACTTCATTCGCCTGGCTTCGCAGTACACCGTGGCGCGGATGCTCGAGCGTGACGATTTCGACAAGCGCTACAAAGCCAACCAGTCGATCGCTATTCACGAGTTCCTCTACCCCTTGGTGCAGGGCTACGATTCGGTTGCGCTGCGTGCCGACGTCGAGCTGGGCGGTACCGATCAGAAATTCAACCTGTTGATGGGTCGCGAGCTGCAACGTGCCTATGGCCAGGAGGCGCAGAACATCCTGACGATGCCGTTGCTCGAAGGCCTGGACGGGGTGAAGAAGATGTCCAAGTCGCTGAACAACTATGTTGGCATTCAGGAGGCGCCGGGCTCGATGTACAGCAAGCTGGTGTCGATCCCTGATCCGCTGATGTGGCGCTACTTCGAGCTGCTGAGCTTCCGCTCGATGGACGAGATCAACCAGTTCAAAGCTGATGTCGAGGCGGGTGCCAATCCCCGTGACATCAAAATCAAGCTGGCAGAAGAGATCGTCGCGCGGTTTCATGGCGAAGAAGCCGCCGCCAACGCGCACCGTGCTGCCGGTAACCGTATGAAAGAAGGCGAGCTGCCCGAGGATCTGCCGGAAGTCGAGCTGACCGCGTCGGAGGCTATGCCGATCGCCGCCATCCTTAACAAGGCAGGTTTGGTGAAGAACTCCGCGGTGGCTCGTGACCTGTTGGCATCCGGTGGTGTGCGTATAGATGGTGAAGTGGTCGACCGCGGTTTCGTCTTCGCCTTGGGTGCTACCCATGTGTGCCAGGCGGGCAAGAAGGCCTTTGCACGGGTATCGCTTAAATCCGAATAAAGGGGTTGACGGCGAATTATATCTGTCTATAATTCGCCCCACTTCCGGCGCAGTCGGAACTTGAAACTCTTTGTTAATCAACGAGTTACAGGTTCAGGATGGCGAGGTAAGGTTTCGATCGGTTCTTAAATGAACGATTCGAAAGCGGTGAAAAAGGTGGTTGACAGCGGTTTGAAACGCTGTAGAATTCGCCTCCCGCTAACGAGAGATCGAAGCGAGTCAAGTGTTTGAAGTTGTTCAGGTTTCTAGCGAAACACTTCAAAATAAACGCTTGACAGGATGTGAGGCTAGCGTAGAATGCGCGCCTCGGTTGAGACGAAAGAATCAACCCATCGCTCTTTAACAATTGAATCAAGCAATTCGTGTGGGTGCTTGTGAGCTCAGACTGATAGTCAAAAGATTATCAGCATCACAAATACTCCGCGAGAAATCAAAGAGTTACCTCGAGTCTTCGGATTCGAGAATTGCGATTGCTGAGCCAAGTTTATAAGGTTTTCTCAAAACCTGATTGCAGTATTGAACTGAAGAGTTTGATCATGGCTCAGATTGAACGCTGGCGGCAGGCCTAACACATGCAAGTCGAGCGGATGAGAAGAGCTTGCTCTTCGATTCAGCGGCGGACGGGTGAGTAATGCCTAGGAATCTGCCTGGTAGTGGGGGACAACGTTTCGAAAGGAACGCTAATACCGCATACGTCCTACGGGAGAAAGCAGGGGACCTTCGGGCCTTGCGCTATCAGATGAGCCTAGGTCGGATTAGCTAGTTGGTGAGGTAATGGCTCACCAAGGCGACGATCCGTAACTGGTCTGAGAGGATGATCAGTCACACTGGAACTGAGACACGGTCCAGACTCCTACGGGAGGCAGCAGTGGGGAATATTGGACAATGGGCGAAAGCCTGATCCAGCCATGCCGCGTGTGTGAAGAAGGTCTTCGGATTGTAAAGCACTTTAAGTTGGGAGGAAGGGCAGTTTCCTAATACGAAATTGTTTTGACGTTACCGACAGAATAAGCACCGGCTAACTCTGTGCCAGCAGCCGCGGTAATACAGAGGGTGCAAGCGTTAATCGGAATTACTGGGCGTAAAGCGCGCGTAGGTGGTTTGTTAAGTTGAATGTGAAATCCCCGGGCTCAACCTGGGAACTGCATCCAAAACTGGCAAGCTAGAGTAGGGCAGAGGGTGGTGGAATTTCCTGTGTAGCGGTGAAATGCGTAGATATAGGAAGGAACACCAGTGGCGAAGGCGACCACCTGGGCTCATACTGACACTGAGGTGCGAAAGCGTGGGGAGCAAACAGGATTAGATACCCTGGTAGTCCACGCCGTAAACGATGTCAACTAGCCGTTGGGAGTCTTGAACTCTTAGTGGCGCAGCTAACGCATTAAGTTGACCGCCTGGGGAGTACGGCCGCAAGGTTAAAACTCAAATGAATTGACGGGGGCCCGCACAAGCGGTGGAGCATGTGGTTTAATTCGAAGCAACGCGAAGAACCTTACCAGGCCTTGACATCCAATGAACTTTCCAGAGATGGATTGGTGCCTTCGGGAACATTGAGACAGGTGCTGCATGGCTGTCGTCAGCTCGTGTCGTGAGATGTTGGGTTAAGTCCCGTAACGAGCGCAACCCTTGTCCTTAGTTACCAGCACATTATGGTGGGCACTCTAAGGAGACTGCCGGTGACAAACCGGAGGAAGGTGGGGATGACGTCAAGTCATCATGGCCCTTACGGCCTGGGCTACACACGTGCTACAATGGTCGGTACAGAGGGTTGCCAAGCCGCGAGGTGGAGCTAATCTCACAAAACCGATCGTAGTCCGGATCGCAGTCTGCAACTCGACTGCGTGAAGTCGGAATCGCTAGTAATCGCGAATCAGAATGTCGCGGTGAATACGTTCCCGGGCCTTGTACACACCGCCCGTCACACCATGGGAGTGGGTTGCACCAGAAGTAGCTAGTCTAACCTTCGGGAGGACGGTTACCACGGTGTGATTCATGACTGGGGTGAAGTCGTAACAAGGTAGCCGTAGGGGAACCTGCGGCTGGATCACCTCCTTAATCGACGACATCAGCTGTCTCATGAGCTCCCACACGAATTGCTTGATTCATTGAAGAAGACGATAGAAGCAGCCCGAAATTGGGTCTGTAGCTCAGTTGGTTAGAGCGCACCCCTGATAAGGGTGAGGTCGGCAGTTCGAATCTGCCCAGACCCACCAATTTTGTGTGGGAAACGCCTGTAGAAATACGGGGCCATAGCTCAGCTGGGAGAGCGCCTGCCTTGCACGCAGGAGGTCAACGGTTCGATCCCGTTTGGCTCCACCACTTACTGCTTCGTTGCCAAAGCTTAGAAATGAGCACTCCATCAATTGATGGTTGAGTGTTGATTTCTGATCTTTTTCAGAATCGTTCTTTAAAAATTTGGGTATGTGATAGAAAGATAGACTGGATGGCACTTTCACTGGTGTTCATTCAGGCTAAGGTAAAATTTGTGAGTGACTCTTAAGAGTTTTGCGAATTTTCGGCGAATGTCGTCTTCACAGTATAACCAGATTGCTTGGGGTTATATGGTCAAGTGAAGAAGCGCATACGGTGGATGCCTTGGCAGTCAGAGGCGATGAAAGACGTGGTAGCCTGCGAAAAGCTTCGGGGAGTCGGCAAACAGACTGTGATCCGGAGATGTCTGAATGGGGGAACCCAGCCATCATAAGATGGTTATCCTGCACTGAATACATAGGTGCTGGAAGCGAACCAGGGGAACTGAAACATCTAAGTACCCTGAGGAAAAGAAATCAACCGAGATTCCCTTAGTAGTGGCGAGCGAACGGGGACCAGCCCTTAAGTGGCTTTGAGATTAGCGGAACGCTCTGGAAAGTGCGGCCATAGTGGGTGATAGCCCTGTACGCGAAAATCTCTTGGTCATGAAATCGAGTAGGACGGGGCACGAGAAACCTTGTCTGAATATGGGGGGACCATCCTCCAAGGCTAAATACTACTGACTGACCGATAGTGAACTAGTACCGTGAGGGAAAGGCGAAAAGAACCCCGGAGAGGGGAGTGAAATAGATCCTGAAACCGTATGCGTACAAGCAGTGGGAGCAGACTTGTTCTGTGACTGCGTACCTTTTGTATAATGGGTCAGCGACTTATTTTCAGTGGCGAGCTTAACCGAATAGGGGAGGCGTAGCGAAAGCGAGTGTTAATAGCGCGTTTAGTCGCTGGGAATAGACCCGAAACCGGGCGATCTATCCATGGGCAGGTTGAAGGTTGGGTAACACTAACTGGAGGACCGAACCGACTACCGTTGAAAAGTTAGCGGATGACCTGTGGATCGGAGTGAAAGGCTAATCAAGCTCGGAGATAGCTGGTTCTCCTCGAAAGCTATTTAGGTAGCGCCTCATGTATCACTGTAGGGGGTAGAGCACTGTTTCGGCTAGGGGGTCATCCCGACTTACCAAACCGATGCAAACTCCGAATACCTACAAGTGCCGAGCATGGGAGACACACGGCGGGTGCTAACGTCCGTCGTGAAAAGGGAAACAACCCAGACCGTCAGCTAAGGTCCCAAAATCCTGGTTAAGTGGGAAACGATGTGGGAAGGCTTAGACAGCTAGGAGGTTGGCTTAGAAGCAGCCACCCTTTAAAGAAAGCGTAATAGCTCACTAGTCGAGTCGGCCTGCGCGGAAGATGTAACGGGGCTCAAACCAGGTACCGAAGCTACGGGTATCACCTTCTGGTGATGCGGTAGAGGAGCGTTCTGTAAGCCTGTGAAGGTGAGTTGAGAAGCTTGCTGGAGGTATCAGAAGTGCGAATGCTGACATGAGTAACGACAATGGGTGTGAAAAACACCCACGCCGAAAGACCAAGGTTTCCTGCGCAACGTTAATCGACGCAGGGTTAGTCGGTCCCTAAGGCGAGGCTGAAAAGCGTAGTCGATGGAAAACAGGTTAATATTCCTGTACTTCTGGTTACTGCGATGGAGGGACGGAGAAGGCTAGGCCAGCTTGGCGTTGGTTGTCCAAGTTTAAGGTGGTAGGCTGAGATCTTAGGTAAATCCGGGATCTTAAGGCCGAGAGCTGATGACGAGTGCTCATTAGAGCGCGAAGTGGTTGATGCCATGCTTCCAAGAAAAGCTTCTAAGCTTCAGGTAACCAGGAACCGTACCCCAAACCGACA
Proteins encoded:
- the tyrS gene encoding tyrosine--tRNA ligase → MKSVEEQLALIKRGAEELLVESELVEKLKRGQPLRIKAGFDPTAPDLHLGHTVLINKLRQFQELGHHVIFLIGDFTGLIGDPSGKSATRPPLTREQVLENAETYKAQVFKILDPAKTEVAFNSTWMDALSPADFIRLASQYTVARMLERDDFDKRYKANQSIAIHEFLYPLVQGYDSVALRADVELGGTDQKFNLLMGRELQRAYGQEAQNILTMPLLEGLDGVKKMSKSLNNYVGIQEAPGSMYSKLVSIPDPLMWRYFELLSFRSMDEINQFKADVEAGANPRDIKIKLAEEIVARFHGEEAAANAHRAAGNRMKEGELPEDLPEVELTASEAMPIAAILNKAGLVKNSAVARDLLASGGVRIDGEVVDRGFVFALGATHVCQAGKKAFARVSLKSE